A genomic stretch from Ictalurus punctatus breed USDA103 chromosome 2, Coco_2.0, whole genome shotgun sequence includes:
- the LOC108273882 gene encoding solute carrier family 22 member 23 yields MASIRLNGLDQLPENGSVSRTPEPQTPKLLSQVDTAVLPFLGGFGRFQKRLVVLTWLPALLIAFGQFSDYFLLAQPESSCAHQSDQARNGSGVSASPLPPGLFGNATLAESSSSARCKCAEPRFELQLGLQQNVVTKWQLVCDEEWKVHIAKFSLLVGSIFGYLLMGAMADWIGRIPVLLVSVLSVLVFGLCVAFSVDMAMFSTLRFFQGFCLAAIRLSLYVLRIELCLPAWRFSMTMVASLVVVGGQLLMPGLAALCRDWEILQVIIIVPFVLMLPYIWVFPESLRWLLATQHYHRAKRQMYSIARSNMVDTATDPNGILSELERELQQNPRTSCITQLRGTRNLWKSTVVLCVNSLTGYGIHHCFARSVLEGSTSHLHYFALAGIAMASCLVLCPVVAAFGRRGGLLTFMIITALASLLQLGLLSLIGKYSLRHNAVLRDTLNQRFSAAFSIIGMFSSHAVSTLSIFYCTEITPTVIRGGGVGLVLASAGFGMLTAPLIELHNQKGFFLHHVILTCCTLLCIICIPLLPETTGQPLPESLAEGEGLLRRPLLPGEQHHLLARQEVREYSRVQDTPLHQVVNPSNTTAPSNSTANGVRT; encoded by the exons ATGGCCTCTATTCGCTTAAACGGATTGGACCAGCTGCCGGAAAACGGGAGTGTATCGCGAACACCGGAGCCTCAGACCCCGAAGCTGCTCTCTCAGGTGGACACCGCTGTGCTGCCGTTCCTCGGGGGCTTCGGTCGCTTCCAGAAGCGTCTTGTGGTTCTGACATGGCTTCCTGCGCTGCTCATCGCCTTCGGTCAGTTCTCGGACTATTTTCTCCTCGCGCAACCCGAGAGCTCGTGCGCCCACCAGAGCGATCAGGCACGAAACGGGAGCGGCGTGAGCGCGAGCCCCTTGCCGCCTGGTCTGTTCGGTAACGCGACCCTCGCCGAGAGCAGCAGCAGCGCGCGGTGCAAATGCGCTGAACCGAGGTTCGAGCTCCAGCTAGGACTGCAGCAGAACGTGGTGACCAAG TGGCAGCTGGTGTGTGATGAGGAGTGGAAGGTCCACATCGCTAAGTTCTCATTGCTGGTTGGCTCCATATTTGGTTACCTGCTGATGGGGGCCATGGCGGACTG GATAGGTCGTATTCCGGTGCTGCTTGTATCGGTGTTGTCTGTGCTCGTGTTTGGCTTGTGTGTGGCCTTCTCTGTGGACATGGCCATGTTTAGTACTCTGCGCTTCTTTCAGGGCTTTTGCCTCGCTGCGATCAGACTCTCCCTCTATGTGCTGA GGATTGAGCTGTGTTTGCCCGCTTGGCGCTTCTCCATGACGATGGTTGCCAGTCTGGTGGTGGTGGGCGGGCAGCTGTTGATGCCGGGTTTGGCAGCTCTGTGCAGAGATTGGGAGATTCTTCAGGTCATCATCATTGTTCCATTTGTCCTAATGCTTCCTTACATTTG GGTTTTTCCCGAGTCACTGCGTTGGTTGTTGGCTACGCAGCACTATCACAGAGCAAAGAGGCAAATGTACTCCATTGCCCGAAGTAACATGGTGGACACTGCGACTGACCCTAATGGAATTCTCTCAG AGCTGGAGCGTGAGCTGCAGCAGAATCCCAGAACCTCCTGTATCACACAGCTGAGAGGCACACGAAACCTGTGGAAGAGCACTGTAGTGCTCTGTGTCAACTC gctgacTGGCTATGGTATCCACCACTGTTTTGCACGCAGTGTTCTGGAGGGCAGCACCTCTCACCTGCACTATTTTGCTCTGGCAGGCATCGCCATGGCCTCGTGTTTGGTGCTTTGTCCAGTGGTGGCAGCATTCGGCAGACGAGGCGGCCTGCTCACCTTCATGATCATCACAGCACTGGCTTCATTACTGCAGCTCGGCCTGCTCAGCT TAATTGGAAAGTACAGTCTTCGGCACAATGCAG TTCTCAGGGACACGCTAAATCAGCGGTTCTCTGCGGCGTTTTCCATCATTGGAATGTTCTCGTCTCATGCCGTCAGCACACTAAGTATCTTCTACTGCACAGAGATCACACCTACAGTCATCAG ggGTGGAGGCGTAGGCTTGGTCCTGGCTAGCGCAGGCTTCGGCATGCTAACTGCTCCACTTATTGAACTTCACAACCAGAAAGGCTTCTTCCTTCATCATGTCATCCTCACATGCTGCACTCTCCTCTGCATCATTTGCATTCCATTGCTGCCTGAGACCACCGGCCAACCGCTGCCCGAATCTCTGGCTGAAGGGGAGGGGCTTTTGCGCAGGCCCCTCCTCCCTGGAGAGCAGCACCATCTTCTGGCCAGGCAAGAGGTCAGGGAGTACTCTCGCGTTCAGGACACGCCTCTTCATCAGGTCGTCAATCCCAGCAATACCACAGCGCCTAGTAACAGCACAGCGAACGGAGTGAGGACTTGA